One part of the Sphingobium yanoikuyae genome encodes these proteins:
- a CDS encoding arylesterase: MKKEGSLANGFRLYGFSLLLVQLLAACSPTKQEALPAADNNAANMTAKATQPIADGKLVVVFGDSLYAGYNLQQDQGFAPILEQALSKQGIKAHVVNAGVSGDTSADGLARLAFGLDGLPRKPDLVLVGLGGNDMLRGLSPQATRANIDAILTELDKRGIPAMLTGMMASPNMGPDYAAAFNPIYPDLAKKHGVPLYPFFLDGVIGQRSLLLPDGIHPNPQGVQRITAKVAPLVARQLGE, translated from the coding sequence ATGAAGAAGGAAGGCTCCTTGGCGAACGGTTTCCGGCTATATGGGTTCTCGCTGCTGCTTGTCCAACTGCTCGCCGCCTGTTCCCCAACGAAGCAAGAGGCGCTTCCCGCCGCCGACAATAATGCAGCGAACATGACAGCGAAGGCGACACAGCCAATCGCCGATGGCAAGCTGGTCGTCGTCTTCGGCGACAGCCTCTATGCCGGCTATAATCTTCAGCAGGATCAGGGCTTTGCACCCATACTTGAACAAGCCCTGTCAAAACAGGGGATCAAGGCCCATGTCGTCAATGCCGGCGTGTCGGGCGACACCAGCGCGGACGGCCTCGCCCGCCTCGCCTTCGGTCTCGACGGCCTGCCGCGCAAGCCCGATCTGGTCCTCGTGGGCCTGGGCGGCAACGACATGCTGCGCGGCCTCAGCCCGCAGGCGACCCGGGCCAATATCGACGCCATCCTGACCGAACTCGACAAGCGCGGCATCCCGGCGATGCTGACCGGCATGATGGCCTCGCCCAATATGGGGCCGGACTATGCCGCCGCCTTCAACCCGATCTATCCCGATCTGGCAAAGAAGCATGGCGTGCCGCTCTACCCCTTCTTCCTCGACGGCGTGATCGGCCAGCGCAGCCTGCTGCTGCCCGACGGCATCCACCCCAATCCCCAAGGCGTCCAGCGCATCACCGCCAAGGTCGCGCCGTTGGTGGCCAGGCAGTTGGGGGAGTAG
- a CDS encoding SphA family protein: MAPPAAPMDDGTGLHGLQGNWGQMMRNVKTCLLGVLLPLAGAISTPAKAVEGAASLYVPGTGGPATAVMPPLEGVYFDDTIYIYNGSASASKEFVVGGNVVAGLDATIVADFLTTLVVPSTNFLGGTLSMGVTVPVGAPMIDANAVVTGPFGNLRSLNVHDSALVVGDPVFNTMLGWKAGKLRIQASSMVNIPVGHYREDQLANLALHRWAVDTSLALSLHDDESGWDLTGKAGVTFNGKNDYTEYDSGNEFHLEGSVEKALSKKFSIGAQGYWLKQISDDKSSGALLGAFRGEVVGVGGTAALNVTMGRSPATFRLRAFKELDATNRLKGEAFFLSLTLPLYMKMPPQ; encoded by the coding sequence ATGGCCCCACCCGCCGCGCCGATGGATGATGGCACCGGGCTTCATGGCCTTCAGGGAAATTGGGGACAGATGATGCGCAACGTGAAGACCTGCCTGCTGGGCGTTCTCCTGCCGCTGGCCGGTGCGATCAGCACCCCGGCGAAGGCCGTCGAGGGCGCAGCCAGCCTCTATGTTCCCGGCACCGGCGGCCCAGCGACCGCCGTGATGCCGCCGCTGGAGGGTGTCTATTTCGACGACACCATTTACATCTACAATGGCAGCGCGAGCGCCAGCAAGGAATTCGTCGTCGGCGGCAATGTCGTCGCCGGCCTCGATGCAACGATCGTCGCCGATTTCCTGACGACGCTGGTCGTGCCCTCCACCAACTTCCTGGGCGGCACATTGTCGATGGGCGTGACCGTGCCGGTCGGTGCGCCGATGATCGATGCCAATGCCGTCGTCACCGGCCCGTTCGGCAATCTGCGCAGCCTCAACGTCCATGATTCCGCGCTCGTCGTCGGCGATCCGGTGTTCAACACCATGCTCGGCTGGAAGGCAGGCAAGCTCCGCATCCAGGCCAGTAGCATGGTCAACATCCCGGTCGGCCATTATCGCGAGGACCAGCTGGCCAATCTGGCGCTGCATCGCTGGGCAGTCGACACCTCGCTCGCGCTCAGCCTGCATGATGATGAGAGCGGCTGGGATCTCACCGGCAAGGCCGGCGTCACCTTCAACGGCAAGAATGACTATACGGAATATGACAGCGGCAACGAGTTCCACCTCGAAGGATCGGTGGAAAAGGCGCTGTCGAAGAAATTCTCCATCGGCGCCCAGGGCTATTGGCTCAAGCAGATCAGCGATGACAAGAGCAGTGGCGCCCTGCTCGGTGCCTTCCGGGGTGAGGTGGTCGGCGTCGGCGGCACGGCCGCGCTCAATGTCACCATGGGCCGCTCGCCCGCGACCTTCCGCCTGCGCGCCTTCAAGGAACTCGACGCCACCAACCGGCTGAAGGGCGAGGCCTTCTTCCTCAGCCTCACCCTGCCGCTCTACATGAAGATGCCCCCGCAATAG
- a CDS encoding YidH family protein, which produces MTEDIPNLPADLGAKRTVMAADRTLMAWIRTSLSMLSFGFTIYKFLDAATEKTGHGDSQSPQHIGLFLAGMGTLAILLGTWGYWMTLSDLKQTNQFHLGRPVLVMALIMCVAGIALFAAIATRAV; this is translated from the coding sequence ATGACGGAAGACATTCCCAATCTGCCAGCCGATCTGGGTGCAAAACGCACCGTCATGGCCGCCGATCGCACCTTGATGGCCTGGATTCGCACCTCGCTCTCGATGCTCAGCTTCGGCTTCACCATCTACAAATTTCTCGACGCCGCGACGGAGAAGACGGGCCATGGCGATTCCCAGAGCCCGCAGCATATCGGCCTGTTCCTCGCCGGCATGGGCACGCTGGCCATCCTGCTCGGCACATGGGGTTACTGGATGACGCTCTCCGACCTCAAGCAGACCAACCAGTTTCATCTGGGCCGGCCGGTGCTGGTCATGGCGCTGATCATGTGCGTGGCCGGCATCGCCCTGTTCGCGGCCATTGCGACGCGCGCCGTATAG
- a CDS encoding response regulator, translating to MSKPLTRILIADDHQALRQGVRTFLETQDRWQIVAEASDGHDALKAARDTQPDIAILDYSLPLMNGLELTRALKQEFPRIEILIYTMHDREDLLVEVLRAGARGYVLKSDSGQHLQSAVEALSLRKPYFSAAISETLLDHYVKSSVAGSNVATLTPREREIVQLIAEGKINKQIAHLLDISVKTVETHRAAAMHKLKLGTTAELVRYAVRNNIVEP from the coding sequence ATGAGCAAGCCATTGACGCGGATATTGATTGCCGACGATCATCAGGCCTTGCGCCAGGGGGTTCGGACTTTCCTCGAAACCCAGGATCGCTGGCAGATCGTCGCCGAGGCATCGGACGGGCATGACGCGCTGAAAGCGGCGCGCGATACCCAGCCGGACATCGCGATCCTGGATTATTCGCTGCCGCTGATGAACGGGCTGGAACTGACCCGCGCGCTCAAGCAGGAATTCCCGCGGATCGAAATACTGATCTACACGATGCATGATCGGGAGGATCTGCTGGTCGAGGTGCTGCGTGCGGGCGCGCGCGGCTATGTGCTCAAGTCCGACAGCGGCCAGCATCTGCAGTCGGCGGTCGAGGCGCTGTCGCTGCGCAAGCCCTATTTCTCGGCGGCGATCTCCGAAACATTGCTCGACCATTATGTGAAGAGCAGCGTGGCCGGCAGCAATGTCGCCACGCTGACCCCGCGCGAGCGCGAGATCGTTCAACTGATCGCCGAGGGCAAGATCAACAAGCAGATTGCCCATCTGCTGGATATCAGCGTGAAGACGGTCGAGACCCACCGCGCGGCGGCGATGCACAAGCTGAAGCTGGGAACGACGGCGGAGCTGGTGCGCTATGCGGTGCGCAACAATATCGTCGAACCCTGA
- a CDS encoding ABC transporter ATP-binding protein: MHATIDAPHIAIQARNVTLSLGNTQILKGIDLDIRRGESLAILGASGSGKSSLMAILSGLEQASGGTVSVAGVNYRALDEDGLARARRGRIGIILQSFHLLPTMTALENVAVPLELAGLADPFERAAQELKAVGLGHRLSHYPAQLSGGEQQRVAIARAMAPDPAILFADEPTGNLDQSTGTAIIDLLFARQQASGATLLIITHDPALAARCDRTVEMRDGQLSGEVAA, translated from the coding sequence ATGCATGCGACCATCGATGCCCCCCATATCGCGATCCAGGCGCGCAATGTCACCCTCTCGCTCGGCAACACGCAGATATTGAAGGGGATCGACCTGGATATTCGTCGCGGCGAGAGCCTGGCGATATTGGGGGCGTCGGGATCGGGCAAGTCATCGCTGATGGCGATCCTGTCCGGGCTGGAGCAGGCGAGCGGCGGCACGGTCAGCGTGGCGGGCGTCAATTATCGCGCGCTCGACGAGGATGGGCTGGCGCGGGCGCGGCGCGGGCGGATCGGCATCATCCTGCAATCCTTCCATCTGTTGCCGACGATGACGGCACTGGAAAATGTCGCCGTGCCGCTGGAACTGGCGGGGCTGGCCGATCCGTTCGAGCGGGCAGCGCAGGAATTGAAGGCGGTGGGTCTGGGCCATCGCCTGTCCCATTATCCCGCCCAGCTGTCGGGCGGCGAGCAGCAGCGCGTGGCGATCGCGCGGGCCATGGCGCCCGATCCGGCGATATTGTTCGCGGATGAACCCACGGGAAATCTGGACCAGTCGACCGGCACGGCGATCATCGACCTGCTGTTCGCCCGGCAACAGGCGAGCGGCGCGACCCTGCTGATCATCACCCATGATCCGGCGCTGGCGGCGCGGTGTGACCGGACCGTCGAGATGCGGGACGGGCAGCTGAGCGGCGAGGTTGCCGCGTGA
- a CDS encoding outer membrane beta-barrel protein, producing MARHSIRLGGICVVMTWVAAAPVHAQSLDDKYWIEVGAYWPSVSSHVRVAPASNPDGGTNIDLESDLDLDKHKALPQVAAGIRLGGNWSVMGEYYSLSRNGSKTVARDIVFDDVTYPAGVRVESGFDSDVYRLTFGYAFVSTPDTRVGAALGLHATDFTLTLKGDARLGETQVSGTQRRRKALAPLPTVGLFATQRIATDLTLSARADYLSLKVDDYKGRLLNAEAAMTWRFARNVGVGAMWRYVNYRVDVDKDSWAGRMKYRFSGPAVFMQVGF from the coding sequence ATGGCGCGTCACAGCATCAGGCTTGGCGGCATTTGTGTCGTGATGACGTGGGTAGCCGCAGCGCCCGTGCATGCGCAATCGCTCGACGACAAATATTGGATCGAGGTGGGGGCCTATTGGCCATCGGTCAGTTCCCATGTCCGGGTCGCACCCGCGTCCAATCCGGATGGCGGCACGAATATCGACCTGGAATCGGACCTCGATCTCGACAAGCACAAGGCACTGCCGCAGGTCGCGGCGGGGATCAGATTGGGCGGCAACTGGTCGGTGATGGGCGAATATTATTCGCTGAGCCGTAACGGGTCAAAGACGGTGGCGCGCGATATAGTCTTTGACGATGTCACCTATCCGGCCGGGGTGCGGGTGGAGAGCGGCTTCGATAGCGACGTCTATCGGCTGACCTTCGGCTATGCGTTCGTGAGCACCCCTGACACCCGCGTCGGCGCGGCGCTGGGGCTGCATGCGACCGATTTCACCCTGACGCTCAAGGGGGATGCCCGATTGGGCGAAACCCAGGTGAGCGGCACGCAACGTCGTCGCAAGGCGCTGGCGCCGCTGCCGACGGTGGGGCTGTTCGCGACGCAGCGGATCGCCACTGACCTGACGCTGAGCGCAAGGGCGGATTATCTGTCGCTCAAGGTCGACGATTATAAGGGCCGGCTGCTCAACGCCGAAGCGGCCATGACCTGGCGCTTTGCCCGGAATGTCGGGGTCGGCGCGATGTGGCGCTACGTCAATTATCGCGTCGATGTCGACAAGGATAGCTGGGCCGGGCGGATGAAATATCGGTTTAGCGGCCCGGCGGTCTTCATGCAGGTCGGGTTCTGA
- a CDS encoding sensor histidine kinase: MLELHQAGAPYYPEFFGDERGSATVPVPIYLVPPSPSHTTSRAELQRLINSIPVKIVVVDRDACIVAINGACQPYLRAVGLDLHLVAGQSYYAVKARFAAPPQDARSVSEHVAALCQHNTPFSQTLSFPLAGQDIRMVVHGERLPGAEDLFILSHLDDEDPESETANPRRYHLSMLQAEEEERKRIARELHDETAQQLALMQFNLMTLRNSDMSPQANDAYQAMEISLKAIQDQVRTLSYLLHPPELAEDGIEAALAHFTRGFARRSGLQVEFRCLSGPIKRDPDMEIAFYRVAQEALANVYKHADARHAVVRLRRTQTSFTLEIEDDGRGVPEHILNGQGRDIVGVGLSGMRERVAALAGQLEVRRTGAGTLVTATIPRRRQCD; the protein is encoded by the coding sequence ATGCTCGAACTACATCAAGCGGGGGCACCCTATTATCCGGAGTTTTTCGGTGACGAACGTGGTAGTGCCACAGTTCCCGTGCCGATCTATCTGGTTCCGCCGAGTCCATCCCATACAACGTCCCGTGCAGAGCTGCAGCGCCTGATCAACAGCATTCCGGTCAAGATCGTGGTGGTGGATCGCGATGCCTGCATCGTGGCTATCAATGGCGCCTGCCAGCCCTATCTCCGCGCCGTTGGCCTCGACCTGCATCTCGTGGCAGGCCAGAGCTACTATGCCGTGAAGGCGCGTTTCGCCGCGCCGCCGCAGGATGCCCGCAGCGTGAGCGAACATGTCGCCGCCCTCTGTCAGCACAACACGCCCTTCAGCCAGACCCTCAGCTTCCCGCTCGCCGGGCAGGACATCCGCATGGTCGTCCATGGCGAACGCCTGCCGGGCGCCGAGGATCTGTTCATCCTCAGCCATCTCGATGATGAAGATCCGGAAAGCGAAACCGCCAATCCCCGTCGCTACCACCTCTCGATGCTGCAGGCGGAGGAAGAGGAGCGCAAGCGGATCGCCCGCGAGTTGCATGACGAAACGGCCCAGCAACTGGCCCTGATGCAGTTCAACCTCATGACGCTGCGCAACAGCGACATGAGCCCCCAGGCCAATGACGCCTATCAGGCCATGGAAATCTCGCTCAAGGCGATCCAGGACCAGGTGCGGACGCTCAGCTATCTGCTCCATCCGCCCGAACTGGCGGAGGATGGTATCGAGGCGGCCCTCGCCCATTTCACCCGCGGCTTCGCCCGCCGGTCCGGGCTCCAGGTCGAATTTCGCTGCCTTTCGGGGCCGATCAAGCGCGACCCGGACATGGAAATCGCCTTCTATCGCGTCGCGCAGGAAGCACTGGCCAATGTCTACAAACATGCCGATGCCCGCCACGCCGTCGTCCGCCTGCGACGGACCCAGACCAGCTTCACCCTGGAAATAGAGGATGATGGCCGGGGCGTGCCCGAACATATCCTCAACGGTCAGGGCCGCGACATCGTCGGCGTCGGCCTGTCGGGCATGCGGGAGCGGGTCGCGGCCCTCGCTGGCCAGTTGGAAGTCCGCCGCACCGGCGCTGGCACGCTCGTCACCGCGACCATACCGCGCCGACGTCAATGTGACTGA
- a CDS encoding ABC transporter permease, translated as MTPLGWGASWRIARRDLHAGFRGLRLLFVCLFLGVMTLAAIGSLTSAITGEISARGQMILGGDVEIAMTQRVMDARDQQAITRLGRMSETVRLRAMVHKGGGLEAPPLLTELKGVDDAYPLYGTLALQHGRYAPLAADRILISPALAERMAIGVGDALRYGTADFTVAAIIADEPDRVGEGFTLGPVAIVSMDGLDRTGLIQPGSLYRAKYRLRLPAGADAQALRERLEKRYVEQGWEYKDRERAAPGTNRFIENMGQFLLLIGLAALVIAGIGVSNGVASYLAIKRGALATFKVLGATSADIQRIYLLQIGVVAGLAILAGLVAGALSPPLLVWAAGDMLPVAPGFHLYPLPLATSAAYGLLIALIFTLPPLARARTEPVAAILRTLVDGRRRIDRHTLALVGGAIALLVAVVLLTARTPMFAAAMLGAITATLLLLLAMGQGIKWLARRMPHARRPLLRLALANLHRPGAQTAALTVALGLALTLFVTLAAIQTSIQAEIGRTVPKQAPNLFILDMPAGAEAQFRALMARRVPAAKLNVVPILRGTVTGYSGKRVADLKEKPEGAWILRGERGVTYSATLPEGSEIVEGRWWSRDYVGPPLVSLDADQAKALDIWVGDRITVSILGREIEARVASLRKINWDTMGFNYVMVFSPSTLASAPHSLTATISLPDKRQEQAVTSALLASFPGASVIEVGQVIGQVSGLLDQMSGAILAAASVTVLAGVAVLIGAIAAGRQSRSYDSVVLKLLGATRGQILGAQALEYGVLAGLLALVALLLGGAAAWYVVVQLFSFGWAPDWGVVLATLAGGAVLTLGIGLAGSIPLMSVRPARALRQL; from the coding sequence GTGACGCCATTGGGGTGGGGGGCAAGCTGGCGGATCGCGCGGCGCGACCTGCATGCCGGGTTCCGCGGCTTGCGGCTGCTGTTCGTCTGCCTGTTCCTGGGCGTGATGACGCTGGCGGCGATCGGCAGCCTGACCAGCGCGATCACCGGCGAGATTTCGGCGCGGGGGCAGATGATCCTGGGCGGCGATGTCGAGATAGCCATGACCCAGCGGGTGATGGACGCGCGCGACCAGCAGGCGATCACGCGGCTGGGCCGGATGAGCGAGACGGTGCGGCTGCGCGCCATGGTCCACAAGGGCGGCGGGCTCGAGGCGCCGCCGCTGCTGACCGAGTTGAAAGGCGTGGACGATGCCTATCCGCTCTATGGCACGCTGGCGTTGCAGCATGGACGCTATGCGCCGCTGGCGGCCGACCGCATCCTGATCAGCCCGGCCTTGGCGGAGCGGATGGCGATCGGCGTCGGTGACGCGCTGCGCTATGGCACGGCCGATTTCACGGTGGCGGCGATCATCGCCGACGAGCCGGACCGGGTGGGCGAGGGCTTTACCCTGGGGCCGGTGGCGATCGTGTCGATGGACGGGCTGGACCGCACCGGGCTGATCCAGCCGGGCAGCCTCTACCGCGCCAAATATCGGCTGCGCCTGCCCGCCGGGGCGGATGCGCAGGCGCTGCGCGAGCGGCTGGAGAAGCGCTATGTCGAGCAGGGCTGGGAATATAAGGACCGCGAGCGGGCAGCGCCGGGCACCAACCGCTTCATCGAGAATATGGGCCAGTTCCTGTTGTTGATCGGCCTGGCCGCGCTGGTGATTGCCGGGATCGGCGTCAGCAATGGCGTTGCGTCCTATCTGGCGATCAAGCGCGGCGCGCTGGCCACTTTCAAGGTGCTGGGCGCGACATCGGCCGATATCCAGCGCATCTATCTGCTGCAGATCGGGGTGGTTGCGGGGCTGGCCATATTGGCCGGGCTGGTGGCGGGCGCGCTGTCGCCGCCCTTGCTGGTCTGGGCGGCGGGCGACATGCTGCCGGTGGCGCCGGGCTTCCACCTCTATCCGCTGCCGCTGGCGACGAGCGCCGCCTATGGCCTGCTGATCGCGCTGATCTTCACGTTGCCGCCGCTGGCCCGTGCGCGGACCGAGCCAGTGGCGGCGATCCTGCGCACTCTGGTCGACGGGCGGCGGCGGATCGACCGGCACACGCTGGCGCTGGTCGGCGGAGCGATCGCGCTGCTGGTCGCGGTCGTGCTGCTGACGGCGCGTACGCCGATGTTCGCAGCGGCGATGCTGGGCGCCATTACGGCGACCCTGTTGCTGCTGCTGGCGATGGGGCAGGGGATAAAGTGGCTGGCGCGGCGCATGCCCCATGCGCGGCGGCCGCTGCTGCGGCTGGCGCTTGCCAACCTCCATCGGCCCGGCGCGCAGACCGCGGCGCTGACCGTGGCATTGGGGCTGGCGCTGACCCTGTTCGTCACGCTGGCGGCGATCCAGACCAGCATCCAGGCGGAGATTGGCCGGACCGTGCCGAAACAGGCGCCCAACCTGTTCATACTCGACATGCCGGCCGGGGCGGAGGCGCAGTTTCGCGCCTTGATGGCCAGGCGCGTGCCGGCGGCGAAGCTGAATGTCGTGCCGATCCTGCGTGGCACGGTGACCGGCTATTCGGGCAAGCGCGTCGCCGACCTCAAGGAAAAACCGGAAGGGGCGTGGATCCTGCGCGGCGAGCGCGGCGTCACCTATAGCGCGACCCTGCCCGAGGGCAGCGAGATCGTGGAGGGACGCTGGTGGTCGCGCGATTATGTCGGGCCGCCGCTGGTGTCGCTCGACGCCGACCAGGCCAAGGCGCTGGACATCTGGGTCGGCGACCGCATCACCGTGTCGATCCTGGGCCGCGAGATCGAGGCGCGGGTCGCGTCGCTGCGCAAGATCAACTGGGACACGATGGGTTTCAACTATGTGATGGTCTTTTCGCCGAGCACGCTGGCGTCGGCGCCGCACAGCCTGACCGCGACGATCAGCCTGCCCGACAAGCGCCAGGAGCAGGCGGTGACCAGCGCGCTGCTGGCGAGCTTCCCCGGCGCGTCGGTGATCGAGGTGGGGCAGGTGATCGGCCAGGTGTCTGGCTTGCTGGACCAGATGTCGGGGGCGATCCTGGCGGCGGCGTCGGTGACGGTGCTGGCGGGGGTCGCGGTGCTGATCGGCGCGATCGCGGCCGGGCGGCAGAGCCGCAGCTATGACAGCGTGGTGCTGAAGCTGCTGGGCGCGACGCGCGGCCAGATATTGGGGGCGCAGGCGCTGGAATATGGCGTGCTGGCCGGGCTTCTGGCGCTGGTGGCGCTGTTGCTGGGTGGGGCCGCCGCCTGGTATGTGGTGGTGCAGCTGTTCAGTTTCGGCTGGGCGCCCGACTGGGGCGTGGTGCTGGCGACGCTGGCGGGCGGAGCGGTGCTGACGCTGGGGATTGGGCTTGCCGGATCGATCCCGCTGATGTCGGTGCGGCCCGCAAGGGCGCTGCGGCAGCTATAG
- a CDS encoding formylglycine-generating enzyme family protein, whose amino-acid sequence MIHIPGGRFIMGSDHHYPEEAPAHPVEVDAFWIDATPVTNRDFRRFVEATGHRTTAEIAPNPDDYPGAQPDMLRPASLVFTPTERPVPLHDWSQWWRYVFDADWRHPLGPDSSIDDLDDHPVVHVTYDDAAAYAAWAGKALPTEAEWEFAARGGVDGQEFAWGDELLPDGKAMANFWQGNFPSENLLIDGYERTSPVGSFPANGYGLSDMIGNVWEWTEDFYAARHQADPSRPCCAPRNPLNQAREASYDPHQPHILIPRRVLKGGSHLCAPSYCRRYRPAARHAQAIDSSTSHIGFRCVIRAV is encoded by the coding sequence ATGATCCATATTCCCGGCGGCCGCTTCATCATGGGGTCGGACCATCATTATCCCGAGGAAGCGCCGGCCCATCCGGTCGAGGTCGACGCCTTCTGGATCGATGCCACCCCCGTCACCAATCGCGACTTCCGTCGCTTCGTCGAGGCGACCGGCCATCGCACCACGGCGGAGATCGCCCCCAATCCGGACGATTATCCCGGCGCCCAACCGGACATGCTGCGCCCCGCCTCCTTGGTCTTCACGCCGACCGAACGCCCCGTGCCGCTGCATGACTGGAGCCAGTGGTGGCGCTATGTCTTCGACGCCGACTGGCGCCATCCGCTCGGCCCGGACTCCTCGATCGATGATCTCGACGATCATCCGGTGGTCCATGTCACCTATGACGATGCCGCAGCCTATGCCGCGTGGGCCGGCAAGGCGCTGCCCACGGAAGCGGAATGGGAATTTGCCGCGCGTGGCGGCGTCGATGGCCAGGAATTTGCCTGGGGCGACGAACTGTTGCCTGATGGCAAGGCGATGGCGAATTTCTGGCAGGGCAATTTCCCGTCCGAAAATCTGCTGATCGACGGCTATGAACGCACCTCGCCGGTCGGCAGCTTCCCCGCCAATGGCTATGGCCTGTCCGACATGATCGGCAATGTCTGGGAATGGACCGAGGATTTCTATGCGGCCCGGCATCAGGCCGATCCCTCGCGCCCCTGCTGCGCGCCGCGCAACCCGCTCAACCAGGCGCGCGAAGCCAGCTATGACCCGCACCAGCCGCACATCCTCATCCCCCGCCGTGTCCTGAAGGGTGGCTCGCACCTCTGTGCGCCCAGCTATTGCCGGCGCTATCGCCCCGCTGCGCGCCATGCCCAGGCGATCGACTCCTCGACCAGCCATATCGGCTTTCGCTGCGTGATCCGCGCCGTCTGA
- a CDS encoding prepilin peptidase, producing MIDPWAALFGAVAGAIAGSFLATLILRWPQGRGVMRGRSACDGCGRVLGAIDLVPMLSALVQRGRCRSCGAAIDPLHGRVEAGCAIIGALALGFVPDLGGIGWALLGWLLLTLALLDWRHFWLPDALTLPLAFFGFTLGLWTTDVALVDRVIGAAAGYLGLLAIALGYRALRGREGLGLGDAKLLGAIGAWLGWQALPFILLIAASLGLAGALVALALGRAVQGQSRAPLGTLLAIATLPGWIVRGLI from the coding sequence GTGATCGATCCCTGGGCGGCCCTGTTCGGCGCGGTCGCGGGTGCGATCGCGGGCAGCTTCCTTGCCACCCTGATCCTGCGCTGGCCGCAGGGACGGGGCGTGATGCGCGGCCGGTCGGCCTGCGACGGCTGTGGCCGGGTGCTGGGGGCGATCGACCTGGTGCCGATGCTGAGCGCGCTGGTGCAGCGTGGGCGATGCCGGAGCTGCGGCGCGGCGATCGATCCGCTCCATGGCCGGGTGGAGGCGGGCTGCGCCATCATCGGCGCGCTGGCGCTGGGGTTCGTGCCGGATCTGGGCGGGATCGGCTGGGCGCTGCTCGGCTGGCTGCTGCTGACCCTGGCGCTACTGGACTGGCGCCATTTCTGGCTGCCCGATGCGCTGACCCTGCCGCTTGCCTTCTTCGGCTTTACCCTGGGGCTGTGGACCACCGACGTCGCGCTGGTCGACCGGGTGATCGGCGCGGCGGCGGGCTATCTGGGGCTGCTGGCGATCGCGCTCGGCTATCGCGCGCTGCGTGGGCGCGAAGGGCTGGGGCTGGGCGACGCCAAGCTGCTCGGCGCGATCGGCGCCTGGCTGGGCTGGCAGGCGCTGCCCTTCATCCTGCTGATCGCGGCGTCGCTGGGGCTGGCGGGGGCGCTGGTCGCGCTGGCGCTGGGCCGGGCGGTGCAGGGGCAGAGCCGGGCGCCATTGGGGACGTTGCTGGCGATCGCGACGCTGCCGGGCTGGATCGTGCGAGGACTGATCTAG
- a CDS encoding DUF2092 domain-containing protein, producing the protein MRSRIKCLCVPLALLAASTAHAQTAAQAAGVVEPGAMDAMDKMSAKLISLPGFALKADVTTEVVLDTGQKLQFTGALDIQVHKPDAFKIVATSDIQNREYYFGGGKFTVLAPRLNYYASVPVTGSIGQSLDSLRTTYGVELPLADLFTWGTDQTLRSRIKSGYVIRPETIDGRTCTHYAFRQEKVDWQIWIEDSSQLPCKMVITDTNDPSMPQYSALMRWDGSARPSAADLAFTAPAGANPIRMVDLSKGEAK; encoded by the coding sequence ATGAGGTCTAGGATAAAATGTCTCTGTGTGCCGCTGGCGCTGCTGGCCGCATCCACTGCCCATGCGCAGACTGCCGCGCAGGCGGCGGGCGTGGTCGAGCCGGGGGCGATGGACGCCATGGACAAGATGAGCGCCAAGCTGATCTCGCTGCCCGGCTTCGCGCTGAAGGCGGATGTCACGACCGAAGTGGTGCTGGATACCGGGCAGAAGCTTCAGTTTACCGGTGCGCTGGACATTCAGGTCCACAAGCCCGACGCGTTCAAGATCGTCGCCACATCCGACATCCAGAACCGCGAATATTATTTCGGTGGCGGCAAGTTCACGGTGCTGGCGCCGCGGCTGAACTATTATGCCAGCGTGCCGGTGACTGGTTCGATCGGCCAGTCGCTCGACAGCCTGCGCACCACCTATGGTGTCGAACTGCCGCTGGCCGACCTGTTCACCTGGGGCACGGACCAGACGCTGCGCAGCCGCATAAAGTCGGGCTATGTCATCCGTCCCGAGACGATCGATGGCCGTACCTGCACCCATTATGCCTTCCGCCAGGAAAAGGTCGACTGGCAGATATGGATCGAGGACAGCAGCCAGTTGCCCTGCAAGATGGTGATCACCGACACGAACGATCCGTCGATGCCGCAATATAGCGCGCTGATGCGCTGGGACGGCAGCGCGCGACCGTCGGCGGCTGACCTCGCCTTCACCGCGCCGGCCGGCGCCAATCCGATCCGCATGGTGGACCTGAGCAAGGGAGAGGCGAAATGA